Proteins from a genomic interval of Stenotrophomonas sp. 24(2023):
- a CDS encoding alanine/glycine:cation symporter family protein: protein MTITALFSVEALVGKVLAVVWSPYLVVLCLLAGLYFSIRTRFIQLRALPDMLRLMFRHERSGAGISPFQALSLSLSSRVGVGNIAGVAMAIAFGGPGAIFWMWIVAFLGASSAFIESTLAQIYKGRDAHGQYRGGPAYYIEKGLGQRWYAVLFALVTVLAGALLAGTQSNAIASAVNEAWDVPARVTAGVLLAVLAVIVFGGVRRIARVAEWVIPLMAVAYLLVAALVMVLNIDKVPEVIALVLRSAFGVDAAFGAMIGTAIQWGVRRGVLSNEAGMGSGAHPAAAAEVSHPVKQGLVQAFSVYIDTMIVCSATAFLILSTGLYNVYDPAVNGVPDEARLLLGNLPGVEAGPRFVQYAVESALPGFGRSFVALAILPFAFTTILALYYMAETNISYLCRDRPGVVTIGLFQLLFLAATGYSAVNSATVAWSLGDIGVGLMSWLNIIAILLLQKPALVALRDYEAHRRKGRDPQFRPGALGLRNTRAWEG from the coding sequence ATGACCATCACCGCTCTCTTCAGTGTCGAGGCGCTCGTCGGCAAGGTGCTGGCGGTTGTCTGGAGCCCGTACCTGGTCGTGCTGTGCCTGCTGGCTGGCCTGTACTTCAGCATCCGCACCCGCTTCATCCAGCTGCGCGCGCTGCCGGACATGCTGCGCCTGATGTTCCGCCATGAGCGCTCCGGTGCCGGCATCTCGCCGTTCCAGGCGCTGTCGCTGTCCCTGTCCAGCCGGGTCGGCGTGGGCAACATCGCCGGCGTGGCGATGGCCATCGCCTTCGGCGGGCCCGGCGCGATCTTCTGGATGTGGATCGTTGCCTTCCTGGGCGCGTCCAGTGCGTTCATCGAATCCACGCTGGCACAGATCTACAAGGGACGCGATGCCCACGGGCAGTATCGCGGCGGGCCGGCCTACTACATCGAAAAGGGCCTCGGCCAGCGCTGGTATGCGGTGCTGTTCGCACTGGTCACGGTACTGGCCGGGGCGTTGCTGGCCGGCACGCAGTCCAATGCCATCGCCAGCGCGGTGAACGAAGCCTGGGATGTGCCCGCACGGGTCACCGCCGGCGTGCTGCTGGCCGTGCTGGCGGTGATCGTGTTCGGCGGCGTGCGGCGCATCGCGCGGGTCGCCGAATGGGTGATTCCCCTGATGGCCGTGGCCTACCTGCTGGTCGCGGCGCTGGTGATGGTACTGAACATCGACAAGGTGCCCGAGGTGATCGCGCTGGTGCTGCGCAGTGCGTTCGGCGTGGATGCGGCCTTCGGTGCGATGATCGGCACGGCCATCCAGTGGGGCGTGCGCCGCGGGGTGTTGTCCAATGAGGCCGGCATGGGCAGTGGCGCGCACCCGGCCGCGGCGGCGGAGGTATCCCACCCGGTCAAGCAGGGGCTGGTGCAGGCGTTCTCGGTCTACATCGACACCATGATCGTCTGCAGCGCAACGGCCTTCCTGATCCTCTCCACGGGCCTGTACAACGTCTACGATCCGGCGGTGAACGGCGTGCCCGATGAAGCACGGCTGCTGCTGGGCAACCTGCCCGGCGTGGAGGCCGGCCCACGCTTCGTGCAGTACGCGGTGGAGTCGGCGCTGCCCGGCTTCGGCAGGTCCTTCGTGGCACTGGCGATCCTGCCGTTCGCGTTCACCACCATCCTGGCGCTGTACTACATGGCGGAAACCAACATCAGCTACCTGTGCCGTGACCGGCCGGGCGTGGTGACCATCGGCCTGTTCCAGCTGCTGTTCCTGGCGGCGACCGGCTATTCGGCGGTGAACAGCGCCACGGTGGCCTGGTCGCTGGGCGACATCGGTGTCGGCCTGATGAGCTGGTTGAACATCATTGCCATCCTGCTGCTGCAGAAGCCTGCCCTGGTCGCGCTGCGCGACTACGAGGCACACCGTCGCAAGGGCCGCGATCCGCAGTTCAGGCCCGGTGCGCTGGGCCTGCGCAACACGCGTGCGTGGGAGGGCTAG
- a CDS encoding TrmH family RNA methyltransferase, with protein MPRSDAPAGGTGGGGPGRNADELRLFGLNAVLAAFNARPQALRKLYLLEARIPRLQPLLKWCVANRVGYRVVEEGDLNKLAGTTHHEGVVADVQRAAPLPLAQWLEGLHDGPVLALWLDGVGNPHNLGAILRSAAHFGVSALLLPADSALALSGAAARVAEGGAEAVPLVRLPVAAQAMAQLRQAGFGLAATLVDGGEDVFRATLPARLVYVMGAEGEGMDRSLATQCDQQLSIPGSGAVESLNVASATAVLLAQWASRRG; from the coding sequence CTGCCGCGTAGCGACGCGCCGGCAGGGGGCACCGGGGGCGGTGGTCCTGGGCGCAATGCCGACGAACTGCGCCTGTTCGGCCTCAATGCCGTGCTGGCCGCGTTCAACGCCCGGCCGCAGGCGCTGCGCAAGCTGTACCTGCTGGAGGCGCGCATTCCGCGCCTGCAGCCGCTGCTGAAGTGGTGCGTGGCCAACCGCGTGGGTTACCGCGTGGTCGAAGAGGGCGACCTGAACAAGCTGGCCGGCACCACCCACCACGAAGGCGTGGTGGCCGATGTGCAGCGCGCCGCACCGCTGCCGCTGGCGCAGTGGCTGGAGGGGCTGCACGACGGCCCGGTGCTGGCCCTGTGGCTGGATGGCGTGGGCAACCCGCACAACCTGGGGGCGATCCTGCGGTCGGCCGCGCATTTCGGCGTGTCGGCGCTGCTGCTGCCGGCCGACAGTGCGCTGGCACTGTCCGGTGCGGCGGCGCGGGTCGCCGAGGGCGGTGCCGAGGCGGTGCCGCTGGTGCGCCTGCCCGTGGCCGCGCAGGCCATGGCACAGCTGCGCCAGGCCGGCTTCGGCCTGGCGGCGACGCTGGTGGACGGTGGCGAGGATGTCTTCCGCGCCACGCTGCCGGCACGCCTGGTGTACGTCATGGGGGCCGAAGGCGAGGGGATGGACCGCAGCCTGGCCACGCAGTGCGACCAGCAGTTGTCCATTCCCGGCAGTGGGGCGGTGGAAAGCCTCAACGTGGCGTCGGCCACCGCCGTGCTGCTGGCGCAGTGGGCCAGTCGGCGCGGTTGA
- a CDS encoding alanine/glycine:cation symporter family protein, whose translation MEATVHFINSIIWSKALIVVCLGAGLFFSLRTRFMQIRGFLEMCRLTVRGEKSDAGVSSFQALAMSMAGRMGIGNIAGVATAIAFGGPGAIFWMWVMGFLGASTSYVECTLAQIYKTKDAEGRYRGGPAYYIEKAMGLKWYALAFAIATIIAAGFLMPGVQANAIADSVINACRGTALCGPLDGQAFGMDQVQALKLGIGIVVALLLGVVIFGGVKRIANFAEVVVPFMAAGFILMAIVIMVINYDRVPEMFNIIFSSAFGTHAAFGAMMGLAVEWGIKRGIYANEAGQGSGPHAAAASEVSHPAKQGYVQAFAIYFDTMMVCTATAFLILASGTYNVYSPVEGAAPIFQGLAGIPEGAGYAQAGVEAVLPGWGSAFVSIAIFFFAFTTIMAYYYMAETNLTYVNHNKKRPLTVLVLRLGIIAMVVFGAFHNATLAWALGDIGVGLMAWLNIIAILIIQKPAMLALRDYERQKKLGLDPTFDPDALGIKNADFWRQRKQETV comes from the coding sequence GTGGAAGCAACCGTACATTTCATCAACAGCATCATCTGGAGCAAGGCACTGATCGTGGTGTGCCTGGGCGCGGGCCTGTTCTTCAGCCTGCGCACGCGCTTCATGCAGATCCGGGGCTTCCTGGAAATGTGCCGCCTGACCGTCCGGGGTGAAAAGTCCGACGCCGGCGTGTCCTCCTTCCAGGCCCTGGCCATGTCGATGGCCGGCCGCATGGGCATCGGCAACATCGCCGGCGTGGCCACCGCCATTGCCTTCGGTGGCCCCGGCGCGATCTTCTGGATGTGGGTGATGGGCTTCCTCGGCGCGTCCACCTCGTACGTGGAATGCACCCTGGCGCAGATCTACAAGACCAAGGATGCCGAAGGCCGCTACCGCGGTGGCCCGGCGTACTACATCGAAAAGGCCATGGGCCTGAAGTGGTACGCGCTGGCGTTCGCCATCGCCACGATCATCGCGGCCGGTTTCCTGATGCCGGGCGTGCAGGCCAATGCCATCGCCGACAGCGTCATCAATGCGTGCCGTGGCACGGCCCTGTGCGGGCCGCTTGATGGCCAGGCGTTCGGCATGGACCAGGTGCAGGCGCTGAAGCTGGGCATCGGCATCGTGGTCGCCCTGCTGCTGGGCGTGGTGATCTTCGGTGGCGTCAAGCGCATCGCCAACTTCGCCGAAGTGGTGGTGCCGTTCATGGCGGCCGGCTTCATCCTGATGGCCATCGTCATCATGGTCATCAACTATGACCGCGTGCCGGAGATGTTCAACATCATCTTCAGCAGCGCCTTCGGTACCCATGCCGCGTTCGGCGCGATGATGGGCCTGGCGGTGGAATGGGGCATCAAGCGTGGCATCTATGCCAATGAGGCCGGTCAGGGTTCCGGCCCGCACGCGGCAGCGGCCTCGGAAGTCTCGCATCCGGCCAAGCAGGGTTACGTGCAGGCCTTCGCCATCTACTTCGACACCATGATGGTGTGCACGGCCACGGCCTTCCTGATCCTGGCCAGCGGCACCTACAACGTGTATTCCCCGGTGGAAGGGGCCGCACCGATCTTCCAGGGCCTGGCGGGCATTCCCGAGGGCGCCGGTTACGCGCAGGCGGGCGTGGAAGCAGTGCTGCCGGGCTGGGGCTCGGCCTTCGTCTCCATCGCCATCTTCTTCTTCGCCTTCACCACCATCATGGCCTATTACTACATGGCCGAAACCAACCTGACCTACGTCAACCATAACAAGAAGCGCCCGCTGACCGTGCTGGTGCTGCGCCTGGGCATCATCGCCATGGTGGTGTTCGGCGCCTTCCACAATGCCACCCTGGCCTGGGCGCTGGGTGACATCGGCGTGGGCCTGATGGCCTGGCTGAACATCATCGCCATCCTCATCATCCAGAAGCCGGCCATGCTGGCCCTGCGTGACTACGAACGACAGAAGAAGCTGGGCCTGGACCCGACGTTCGATCCCGATGCCCTGGGCATCAAGAACGCCGATTTCTGGCGCCAGCGCAAGCAGGAGACCGTGTAA
- a CDS encoding GNAT family protein, protein MPEAVSLHGEGFILRPWRSDDLDALLRHADDAEVSRGLRDRFPYPYTRADGEAFLAGRVLAPGTLNLAIEIDGQACGSLGAQPGTAERGHTAELGYWLGQAHWGQGLMTRAVAVFAPWVMDELRLFRLQATVVDFNIGSARVLEKNGFQEEGLERCAIYKRGVLHDLRRFARVRTQLP, encoded by the coding sequence ATGCCTGAGGCGGTCAGCCTGCACGGGGAGGGTTTCATCCTGCGCCCCTGGCGTAGCGATGATCTGGACGCCCTGCTGCGTCATGCCGATGACGCGGAGGTGTCGCGCGGGCTGCGCGACCGCTTCCCGTACCCGTATACCCGCGCCGATGGCGAGGCCTTCCTGGCCGGGCGGGTACTGGCCCCCGGTACGTTGAACCTGGCCATCGAGATCGATGGCCAGGCCTGCGGCAGCCTGGGCGCCCAGCCCGGCACCGCCGAACGCGGGCATACCGCCGAGCTGGGCTACTGGCTGGGCCAGGCCCATTGGGGCCAGGGCCTGATGACCCGTGCGGTGGCGGTGTTCGCCCCGTGGGTGATGGACGAACTGCGCCTGTTCCGCCTGCAGGCGACCGTGGTCGATTTCAACATCGGCTCGGCCCGGGTACTGGAAAAGAACGGATTCCAGGAAGAGGGGCTGGAGCGCTGTGCCATCTACAAGCGCGGGGTGCTGCACGACCTGCGCCGGTTCGCCCGGGTACGCACGCAGCTGCCCTGA
- a CDS encoding efflux RND transporter permease subunit: MKLSDISIQRPVLAVVMSLLLLVLGVMSFTRLTLRELPAIDPPIVSVSVDYTGASAAVIESRITQVLEDALAGIEGIDTINARSTNGRAQVSIEFTSNRDIEAAANDVRDAVSRVADRMPEEARPPEIAKVESDADPIIWFNMSSTTMDTLELSDYADRYVVDRFSSLDGVAQVRIGGRQRYAMRIWLDRDQLAARGLTTGDVESALRNENVELPAGRIESADRDFTLRVERNYIKPEDFATIPLGKGRDGYVVRMGDVARIELASAERRAYFRSNGEPGIGLGIVKTSTANALDVARTARAEAERVALTLPQGTQIFVTFDNTTFIEAAVDRVYATLVEAMILVLAVIWLFLGSFRAALIPAVTVPVCLVAAFIALYAFDFSINLLTLLALVLCIGLVVDDAIVVVENVQRRIDLGEPPLVASKRGTTQVAFAVIATTAVLVAVFLPVGFLEGNTGRLFRELAVALAAAVALSAFVALTLTPMMASKLLKPHTGQAPRGLHGFVNRHLERLAGAYGRLLDRHLERTWIYLVVMALALLATWGLLKILPSELAPAEDRGSFQIMIDGPEGAGYDYTVAQVQQVEALLAPHVGPDKPIVRANPRVPGGWGASEEMHTGRVSVFLQPWRQRTDNTPDVANALQKELDTLRGVRVRTQVGGGLVRGGGQPFQIVLGGPEYAEIAQWRDRVLLRMADNPGLVGVDSDYKETRPQMRVNIDRQRAADLGVPVTAIGSALETMMGSRRVTTFVDNGEEYDVLVQAGRSGRATPADLAAIRVRAGSGELVPLSNLVTLSEVAEAGTLNRFNRLRSITISAGLAPGYPLGEAIAWAQQVVAEELPQHAQIDWKGESREYQSSGSAVLLTFAMALLVVYLVLAAQFESFIHPLTIMLTVPLGVLGALVGLWVSGGTVNLFSQIGIVMLVGLAAKNGILIVEFANQLRDDGRSVRQAIIESSMVRLRPILMTSIATVVGAIPLVVAGGPGSASRGTIGIVIMFGVTLSTFLSLFVVPAFYARLAPFTRSPEAVKRELDRQEAETPSVGGHA, from the coding sequence ATGAAACTGTCCGACATTTCCATCCAGCGGCCGGTGCTGGCCGTGGTGATGAGCCTGCTGCTGCTGGTGCTGGGCGTGATGTCCTTCACCCGCCTGACCCTGCGCGAGCTGCCGGCGATCGATCCGCCCATCGTGTCGGTATCGGTGGATTACACCGGCGCCTCGGCCGCGGTGATCGAAAGCCGCATCACCCAGGTGCTGGAAGATGCGCTGGCCGGCATCGAAGGCATCGACACCATCAACGCGCGCAGCACCAACGGCCGCGCGCAGGTCAGCATCGAGTTCACCTCCAACCGTGATATCGAGGCGGCCGCCAACGATGTGCGCGATGCGGTCAGCCGCGTCGCCGACCGCATGCCCGAAGAGGCGCGCCCGCCGGAAATCGCCAAGGTCGAGAGCGATGCCGACCCGATCATCTGGTTCAACATGTCCTCCACCACGATGGACACGCTGGAACTGAGCGACTATGCCGACCGCTACGTGGTCGATCGCTTCTCCAGCCTGGACGGCGTGGCGCAGGTGCGCATCGGTGGCCGCCAGCGCTATGCCATGCGCATCTGGCTGGACCGTGACCAGCTGGCCGCGCGCGGGCTGACCACCGGTGATGTGGAATCGGCCCTGCGCAACGAGAACGTGGAGCTGCCGGCCGGTCGCATCGAATCGGCCGACCGCGACTTCACCCTGCGCGTGGAGCGCAACTACATCAAGCCGGAAGACTTCGCGACCATTCCGCTGGGCAAGGGCCGCGACGGGTATGTGGTGCGCATGGGCGATGTGGCCCGCATCGAACTGGCGTCGGCCGAGCGCCGTGCCTATTTCCGCAGCAACGGCGAGCCGGGCATCGGCCTGGGCATCGTCAAGACCTCCACCGCCAATGCACTGGACGTGGCGCGTACCGCGCGCGCCGAAGCCGAGCGCGTGGCGCTGACGCTGCCGCAGGGCACGCAGATCTTCGTCACCTTCGACAACACCACCTTCATCGAAGCGGCAGTGGACCGCGTCTACGCCACGCTGGTGGAAGCGATGATCCTGGTGCTGGCGGTGATCTGGCTGTTCCTGGGCAGCTTCCGCGCCGCGCTGATTCCCGCCGTGACCGTGCCGGTCTGCCTGGTCGCGGCGTTCATCGCGCTGTACGCGTTCGACTTCTCCATCAACCTGTTGACCCTGCTGGCGCTGGTGCTGTGCATCGGCCTGGTGGTGGATGATGCGATCGTGGTGGTGGAGAACGTGCAGCGCCGCATCGACCTGGGCGAACCACCGCTGGTGGCCTCCAAGCGCGGTACCACGCAGGTGGCGTTCGCGGTGATCGCCACCACGGCCGTGCTGGTGGCGGTGTTCCTGCCGGTCGGCTTCCTGGAAGGCAACACCGGGCGCCTGTTCCGCGAACTGGCCGTGGCGCTGGCCGCAGCCGTGGCGCTGTCGGCATTCGTCGCGCTGACGCTGACGCCGATGATGGCCTCCAAGCTGCTCAAGCCGCACACCGGGCAGGCGCCGCGTGGCCTGCACGGCTTCGTCAACCGCCATCTGGAACGCCTGGCCGGGGCCTATGGCCGCCTGCTCGACCGCCATCTGGAGCGCACCTGGATCTACCTGGTGGTGATGGCGCTGGCCCTGCTGGCAACCTGGGGGCTGCTGAAGATCCTGCCCTCGGAACTGGCACCGGCCGAAGACCGCGGTTCGTTCCAGATCATGATCGATGGCCCGGAAGGTGCCGGCTACGACTACACCGTGGCACAGGTGCAGCAGGTCGAGGCGCTGCTGGCGCCGCACGTGGGGCCGGACAAGCCGATCGTGCGCGCCAACCCGCGCGTGCCCGGCGGCTGGGGCGCCAGCGAGGAAATGCACACTGGTCGTGTCAGCGTGTTCCTGCAGCCCTGGCGGCAGCGCACCGACAACACGCCCGACGTGGCCAACGCGCTGCAGAAGGAACTGGATACCCTGCGTGGCGTGCGCGTGCGCACCCAGGTCGGTGGTGGCCTGGTGCGTGGGGGCGGCCAGCCGTTCCAGATCGTGCTCGGCGGGCCGGAGTATGCGGAAATCGCCCAGTGGCGTGACCGCGTGCTGCTGCGCATGGCCGACAATCCCGGGCTGGTCGGCGTCGATTCGGACTACAAGGAAACCCGCCCGCAGATGCGGGTGAACATCGACCGCCAGCGTGCGGCCGATCTGGGGGTGCCGGTCACCGCCATTGGTTCGGCGCTGGAAACCATGATGGGCTCGCGCCGTGTCACCACCTTCGTGGACAACGGCGAGGAGTACGACGTGCTGGTGCAGGCCGGCCGCAGCGGCCGTGCCACCCCGGCCGACCTGGCGGCCATCCGTGTGCGCGCCGGTTCCGGCGAACTGGTACCGCTGTCCAACCTGGTCACGCTGAGCGAGGTGGCCGAAGCCGGTACGTTGAACCGCTTCAACCGCCTGCGCTCGATCACCATCAGTGCCGGCCTGGCCCCGGGCTACCCGCTGGGCGAGGCCATCGCCTGGGCACAGCAGGTGGTGGCCGAGGAACTGCCGCAGCACGCGCAGATCGACTGGAAGGGCGAGTCGCGCGAATACCAGAGCTCGGGCAGCGCGGTGCTGCTGACCTTCGCCATGGCCCTGCTGGTGGTGTATCTGGTGCTGGCCGCGCAGTTCGAGAGCTTCATCCATCCCTTGACCATCATGCTGACCGTGCCGCTGGGCGTGCTCGGTGCGCTGGTCGGCCTGTGGGTCAGCGGCGGCACGGTGAACCTGTTCAGCCAGATCGGCATCGTGATGCTGGTCGGCCTGGCGGCGAAGAACGGCATCCTGATCGTGGAATTCGCCAACCAGCTGCGTGATGACGGGCGCAGCGTGCGCCAGGCCATCATCGAATCGTCGATGGTGCGCCTGCGGCCGATCCTGATGACCTCCATCGCGACGGTGGTGGGGGCCATCCCGCTGGTGGTGGCCGGTGGCCCGGGCTCGGCCAGCCGTGGCACCATCGGCATCGTGATCATGTTCGGCGTGACCCTGTCCACCTTCCTGTCGCTGTTCGTGGTGCCGGCGTTCTACGCGCGGCTGGCCCCGTTCACCCGTTCGCCGGAAGCGGTCAAGCGCGAACTGGACCGGCAGGAGGCGGAAACACCGTCGGTGGGCGGCCATGCCTGA
- a CDS encoding efflux RND transporter periplasmic adaptor subunit yields MLGRSAATVLLGLGLATLTACGGKEEAATRQGGAAVPVTAQVVAPSAWSDTLQALGTAKARESITVTAKVSEIIERVHFESGQQVAAGTPLVTLRGLAQEAALTQAQATFAEADQLYRRQRELATQRLVSSATLDTQKAIRDSAEARVVQMQSDIGDRRVRAPFAGVLGIRQVSPGSLVTPTTVITTLDDIERMHVDFQVPEAELASLSNGDKVQATSVAWPGRTFEGEVSTIDARVDPATRAVTVRADFANTDHALRPGMLLDVRIFRPERQALVVPEISVVQVGRDSFIYRIKDDATVERVDIVAGARRAGVVEIRQGLQAGQRIVVDGTGKLRPGLKVDAKDTAPVNAPAPETMPAPPAVPAGTPATGNGG; encoded by the coding sequence ATGTTGGGACGTAGCGCCGCGACCGTGCTCCTTGGCCTGGGACTGGCCACCCTCACCGCCTGTGGGGGAAAAGAGGAGGCTGCCACCCGGCAGGGCGGTGCGGCCGTGCCGGTGACCGCCCAGGTCGTCGCGCCGTCGGCATGGAGCGACACGCTGCAGGCGCTGGGCACGGCCAAGGCACGCGAATCGATCACGGTCACCGCCAAGGTCAGCGAGATCATCGAGCGCGTCCACTTTGAAAGCGGGCAGCAGGTGGCCGCGGGCACCCCGCTGGTGACCCTGCGCGGTCTGGCCCAGGAAGCGGCGCTGACCCAGGCCCAGGCGACCTTCGCCGAAGCCGACCAGCTGTACCGGCGCCAGCGTGAGCTGGCCACCCAGCGGCTGGTGTCCAGCGCCACGCTGGATACGCAGAAGGCCATCCGCGATTCGGCCGAGGCGCGCGTGGTGCAGATGCAGTCGGACATCGGCGACCGCCGTGTGCGGGCGCCGTTCGCCGGCGTGCTCGGCATCCGCCAGGTCAGCCCGGGCTCGCTGGTGACACCGACCACGGTGATCACCACCTTGGACGACATCGAACGCATGCACGTGGATTTCCAGGTGCCGGAGGCCGAACTGGCCTCGCTGTCCAACGGCGACAAGGTGCAGGCCACCAGCGTGGCCTGGCCGGGCCGTACGTTTGAAGGCGAGGTCAGCACGATCGATGCCCGCGTCGATCCGGCCACCCGCGCGGTCACCGTACGGGCCGATTTCGCCAACACCGACCATGCCCTGCGCCCGGGCATGCTGCTGGACGTGCGCATCTTCCGCCCCGAGCGCCAGGCGCTGGTGGTGCCGGAAATCTCGGTGGTGCAGGTGGGGCGGGATTCCTTCATCTACCGCATCAAGGACGATGCCACCGTGGAGCGCGTGGATATCGTGGCCGGGGCGCGCCGCGCCGGTGTGGTGGAGATCCGGCAGGGCCTGCAGGCCGGCCAGCGCATCGTGGTGGACGGTACCGGCAAGCTGCGCCCGGGCCTGAAGGTCGATGCCAAGGACACCGCGCCGGTCAATGCGCCTGCACCGGAAACGATGCCCGCACCACCGGCCGTGCCGGCCGGTACGCCGGCCACGGGTAACGGCGGATGA